The Pirellulales bacterium DNA segment TTGATCGCGGCTTTCCGCGGCTGGAAAGATGCCCGGAACGATCCGTCGAAAGCCGTCGCCTTTGGCGACGGTGCCCCGATCGATCGCGACGCGATGAAGGTCGTGATCCAACTCTCGGAAGAGTTGGCGATCGACGTCCCCTGGCAAACGGGCGACGTCGCGCTGGTCGACAACTTCCTCACGATGCACGCCCGCCGCCCCTTCGCCGGCACGCGCAAGATCCTCGCCGCGATGGTCTGAGCGGGCCGGAAGGCAGTGGGCATGAAGCAGTGGGCGGGGTGGCACTGGCCAGCGCAGCCGGCCAGTGCCGAGCCCGACCTCAGCGCTGACCTGATGAATCGCCCTGCCTCGATGGGCGATGGGCGAGACGTAGATTGATTGGCACTCCAGCACTGGCCGACGTTGCTGGCCAGTGCCACACAGCCGCTAACCTTGCAACGGCTGGCCACGGTCGGCGACAATGCGTTAATGCAAACCGAGCCGCAAAAGGCTGCCCCGCTGAAGCACAAGCGTCGCTGGCTTCAATTCAGCCTCCGCTCGCTGCTGATCTTTACGCTCGTTTGCGCGGTCGTGTCCGCTTGGTTGGGGAGCAAGATCGAGCAGAAACGCAAGGAGCGGGAAGCGGTCGAGGCGATTGTCAAATTGGGTGGCAGCGTTCGGTACGACTACGAGGACGGAACCAGCAAGCAACCACCCGGACCATACTGGCTGCGAAACCTATTCGGGGAGAATATCTTCAGCGAAGTCGTTGAGGTGAATCTGCGGGCCGCCAGCAACGTCACGGACGCCGATCTGAAGTACCTCAAAGGGTTCGCTCATCTCCAAAGTCTGAACCTAACGGGGGCCAAAATCACCGACGCGGGATTAGTGAACCTCGAAGGATTGACCGAGTTGCAAGATCTAGTCCTTTATAAAACCAACGTCACTGATGACGGATTGGTTCACTTCAAAGGGTTGGCGCAACTTGAATCATTGAATCTGGAAGGTACTAACGTCAGCGATGTCGGACTGAAAGAACTGAAGGGGTTCACCCGACTTCACGAGCTAATTCTAGATCGCACCAAGATTACCGACGCCGGACTCGTAAACATCAAACCGTTGACCCAGCTAAAAAACCTTTATTTGAGCAAGACCCGAATCACCAACGCCGGATTGGAAAACCTCGATGGGTTGAGTCAACTTGTCGTGCTGGACCTTTGTTACACCAATACAACCGACGCTGGGCTGGCAAAACTCAAAGGGCTGGACAAACTTCGCGGCCTGTTCCTCAACGGAACCAAATTCGGCGACGTTGGAATGAACGATCTCAAGGAGTTCCACCGTCTCACGATGCTGCTTCTGGACGACAATGAAATCACCGACGCCGGACTGGCATTTCTCAAAGGGTTTTCGAGTCTCCGGGTGCTGTACATCGGCAAAACCAAAGTCACCGATGCCGGATTGAATCATCTCAATAATCTGACGCAGCTCCGTAGGCTCGATCTGCATGACACGAACATCACCGACGCCGGATTGGCAAACCTCAAAACCCTAACGCAACTCGTTTTTCTCGACCTGCAGCACACGAACGTCACCGACGCCGGCGTGAAAGACCTTCAGAAGGCATTGCCGAGTTGTCAGATCAAGCACTGAGAATCGACGCGCCCGGCGTCCGGCCGTGGCAAGCGACCGCAGGAGGCATTCGATTTCCATTTCCCTTGATTTCGAGCAAGTGCCGCATTATCATCCGGGAGAAGTCGTTGAATTGGCAAGCGCGGACTTCACGGCAGGAAGATGCGGGCATTTCGGTCGAGGCATCGTGCCGCTCCAGGGCGAGATTCAATACGCGATTGGGAGAGGGCGACCGTCCTGTATTGCCCCGAGGACTTGGCAAGAATGGGAAAGTCCCAGGCGGTGTCGAAACTGATTCTTTTGTTGTTCGCGGTTTTGCCGCTGATCGTCACGGCGGGTTGCGGCCGCGGCGATGCGAATCTGCCGCCGCGGGCGAAGGTCACTGGCTTGGTCACGCTCGACGGCCGGCCGCTGGCGACTGGCATGGTGATGTTCGTGCCCGACGCGGACCGGCAAACGAACGGTCCTCCGGCAGTCGGCGGCATCGACGCGACTGGGCACTACGAACTCACGACCGACCGTCAGTCCTCCGGCGATGGAGCGATTATCGGTTTCCATCGCGTGCGGATCGTGGCCAGTGAGAAGCCGCGCAATTCCATGCAGAGCATGTCTCCTTCGCTGATCCCGCTCAAGTACAACGACGAGGCGAAATCCGGTCTCGCGTTTGAGGTGAAGGCCAACCGGGAAAATGTGTTCGACTTAAAGTTGTCGGCCGAGCCCTAAAATGACTGCGAATTCTAATCCGCGTCAGAGCAATTGCAGGCGAAAGCCGCGTTGGCCGAGGGTTTGTCGTTGTTGCCTCGGCCATTTGTTTCGCGTGCCACGGCGTGCGCCGATCGCCGCGTGCGGCGCGTCCGGCGAGGCAATCGACGAAGAGTTCGCGGCGGACGGCCTCGCGGCGCGGCGGTCCGCCTTCACATTGGTCGAACTCCTGGTGGTGATCGCGATCATCGGGATTTTGATCGGTCTCTTGTTGCCGGCGGTGCAGGCGGCCCGGGAAGCGGCGCGGCGCACCGGGTGCCTGAACCACCTCAAGCAACTCGCGCTGGCCATGCAGAATTATCATACCCAATTCACGCGGTTCCCCGCCGGCGAGACGCATGGCGGCTACTGGCATTGTGACTGGGACGGCCAAATCGGGATGTGGATGACATGCGTGCTGCCGTTTGCCGAGGAGCTGCCCTCGTATAGCATGTTGGACTTCAGAGCCCATCCGCAATGGACGTCACAGAACAACCAGACCGTGATGAAAAAACTGTTCCCGATTTTCCTTTGTCCGAGCGATCCCTACACGGGTTTGACCACGCCGTGGGGACCGCCGGGCGACACCAACGTCGCCCGCATCTGTCATTATTTCGGCGTGGCCGGCTCCAGCGAATTCAGCGCGATGCCTCATCCCAACGGCGCCGTGAATTACGTCGGCGGGGTTCCCTATGGCCATTGCAACGCGAACGACGGCATCTTCTTCAACGACTCGAGCACACGGATCCGCGACATTCGCGACGGCACCAGCAAGACGGCGATGTTCTTCGAAAGCTGGGGGCGTATCTGGGCCGATCATGTCGCCCCGAGCAATCCCCCCCCGGGTTACCCCGACTTCGAATCGAGCCGCGGCATGAATTTGCACACCGTGGTGTATCTCGATTGGACGCCCAACAGCAACCACACCAATCCTTGGAAGACCAACAGCTTTCATCGCGGCGGCGTCCATGCGGCGATGGCCGACGGATCGGTTCGCTTCGTGTCGGACTTGATCGATCTGCGGATCATGAAGGGATTGGCCACGATTCGCGGCGGCGAAACGATCGATGTCACGAAGTTCTGAGATGCGCGGCCGGGCGGGGGACTCGCGCCGCAACGTAAAGCGCCCGCGTTTAGCGGCTCAGCCAAATCAACGGCCAGTGCCGCTGAGTCACGACGATAGCCGCGTTGCCGCCGAAACATTCAACGAGCTAAGATGTAGTCTGCAGTCACGCAAACACCCAAGTCGGATCGTCCGCCGTGTTGAAATACACGGTCGGCACGGCGACGTTGAGCAGCCGCAGATAGAGGCAGAGCTGGGCGCGATGGTGAATCAAATGGTTCACGCACCAGACACGGTAGACCAACGCCCGCGGGCGAGTCACCATCACCTGCTCGCCGTTGCGCATCGTCCAGGGTTGATTGAGCGTCGCCGCGTCAAACCGCGCCACCGCCTCGCGCAGCGCGGCAACGTTCCGATCGAACCGCCCCAGCAATTCCTGGCGATCCTTCAACACCGCGGGCGGTCGCGGGGCGTTGGCGGCGTCGAGTTCGTCTTGGGCGATCGCGACGCGCGTCCAGTCGGGCAGGTCCGCAACATGCAGCGCGAGTTGGCCCAGGCTCATCGACTTTTCGTGCGGCTTCCAATCGTAGCGGTCCTCCGGTAGCCGCTCCAGCACAGGCCGAGTTGCATCCAGCTCGCGATCGAGATCGTAGAATGCGATTTGCTTCGGTGACAATGACGGCTCATTCATTGGGTTTCTCCTTGATTTTTTAGCAACTCCGCGATGATAGGCGATATTTGCTCCCGCAATGTGACTTGAGCATCTCTGTGCTCGGCGGCTAGTTCAAAGTTTTTGCGAAGGATTGCTTCCTCCTTGTCCATTTGCAATTGGTAAACCTGCATCGCAATGCGATGGACATCAACCCATCCAGGCGCACATTGTACGCAGACCCAAGGCGGCCGCGAAATGCCGGCAGGGGAAACCGAGCAAAGTATCGCTGTTCCTGCATTGATTTCGTCCGTGTTTGTTTTCGAAAGATGAGTTGCCTGCCACACCACACGAACGACCCGAGGTTCTCCACACCTTGGACACATCGCAGGAAGTGGTTCGGGGGCCTTCTCCACCATATCAGGCCCGTCGGCCTTCGACGCGGATGGAGGCAATCCGCTTGTTTCTCCGCGAGCCTGAGCCAGCACATTTAGAACCTCGTTACGGACGACCTCAAGCTTCAGCCCGAGTTTCATCAATATCTGCGCGGCGACAGTTTCCTCTTCGCGGAGCAGGCCGAGGAGGAGGTGCTCAGTGCCGACATAGCCGTGTTTCAAATTGCGGGCCTCTTCGAACGCGTATTCGATCACTTTCTTGACCCGCGGCGTTTGAGGCAACTTGCCGATCGTGACGAGGTCGGGTCCGGTTTGAACGAGTTTCGCAATCTGGCGTCGGATCACATTCGGGTCGACGACGAGGTTTTCGAACACTTTGGCAGCCGCGCCACTTCCTACGTTGACGAGGCCCAACAAAATATGCTCAGTGCCGATGTATTCGTGATTGAAGCTCCGGGCTGCGTGACTAGCGAGTTGGATCGCTTTTCTCGCCCGATCTGTGAATCGTTCGTACACGAATTCGCTCCCGTTGCCCGCGCCGGGGGAATTAGATTTCGGAAGAATCCTTGAACATCCCAGCATTGTAGCGGAGGAAGGCGAGAGAATCCGCCGCGTTCAGCCTTCCGGTAGGCGCACCAGCCAGCGAAGATTGCCCGTGTGGACCCGCAAGCTCATCGCTTGGGATTCGGCCCCAGACGGCGCTTCAAGCAGGGAAGGCACAGCGGCCCAATCTTGGCTGCGCGGAATTTCGCCCTGGGGCGCGATAACTTGCCTTCGATTGATGGCAAGAAGCTGAGATCGAAGAGTGAGGCCGCTGCCTGCGAGTCGTCAATTTCAGTCCCGCATGACTTGCACTTGGGCATAGATGCGTGAACGCAGTTTCAAACGGTCGGAGATGGTCCGCTTGTCGCGGCGCGACCGACTCCGATGATGCGAGCGAATAGAAGAGATGCGCCGCCCGCCATTGCAAGTATAGCTCACGAATCGCCAGACGGCTTTTCGATTTACTCAAGTCGAAAGCGACGCATTGCATAGCCGCCGGTCAGAAAGACAACCGTCGCGAGCACCGTGCTTGAGAGTCCCCCGGACCACTCTTGTCCGGTAACGGCGAACAGTGCGCTAATGCCGAGGAGCAGCACTCCGAGGACAGTGGAGACCCAACCCAGCCCGCGCAACAATCGCGCCCCGATCTTTTCCTTTCGCGACGGTTGAGCCGCCGCAGCTAGTTCGGTGGGCAGTTCGTCAAGCGACTGCGCAATCGTGCCGCCGATGCGCTTCGCGATCGCGGCGGCCATTTGCTCGGGATGCGGCCAGACGACGCTGGAAAACACGAAGTCTCCCTGGCTCGTGTACAGAATGTAATTTTGCTGCTCACCCCCCGGCGCGAGATTGTTCGGAACCCGCCATAATCGGATCCCCTTGATTTCGTCCCAGCGGAGCCGGACTTCCCGAATGCCCCACGGGTTCCATAAGAACCATTCGTAAAGGCTGGTGGTGAGATGCAGCCCGTCGCTACTCAGCTCCATTTGCATCCGGCGGCACCGCGCGGCCAGCAAGAACAACCAACTTGCTAAAAGCCCGAGAAAGAGCGCAAGAGCCATAAGCACGGCAGCGACGACAACCGCTCCCGACGATGGCTTGTCCGCCGGCACCGTAACGCGCGCCCAGGCGATGAGAACGGCAATTCCGCCGAGCGGCAGAGCAAACGCAGCGAGGATGCTCGCCCCCACGATCATGCCGATGATTCGGCCCCGCAGCGGCCGGAAAACCGTGGCGGAGTTGGCGGTTGGGGGCGAGGTGTTGCTTTTGTCCAGCATTGATGGGCTCGGTATGTGACGATGATGCTGAGGACGTGTGGCACTGGCCAGCGAAGTCGGCCAGTGCCGGCGTGGGCCACCCTAAGAGCCTATCCGAAAACCGCCGGGGACTGTCCACCTTTTGCGCGGGCACCATCGCCGCGATGGTCGGCGGAGCAAAACGGGGACTGTCCCCTTTGCCCAAGCGGTTTTCGGGTAGGCTCAAAGCTCTATTCGCGTTGTGTTCTTCGTGCGATCCGCGCGGAACCTTTCCGCGACAAAGATTCCTGGGCGATGTGCGCCGCCAACGTGACTGGCAAGTCAGCACTGGCCGACTTCGCTGGCCAGTGCCACACACCGGGCGATCGTGCAAATACGAGCGCGCGTAAATCGGAACTCGCCGAAATCATAGCCGCGTGACCGACGCTCAGCAATGCCGACAGGCTGGGCTTCCTCGCGGCGTTGACGCTTTAACAAAACTCGGGGCCGGCGGTCAAATGGGCGGTCCGGAGTGCCATTCGACTGGCCGCCGAGCTAGAATGCTCGGATGGTCGAACGCCCAATCGAGTTGATGCGATGAACACGATGAAAACGTCAAACCGCGGCTGCTCGAATTGCGGACGAAATCGACTGTCGGTTTTCGACAGACGAACGCGCCAATGGATTAAGGTCTGCCTTCTCACAACAACGGCCCTTTCGCTCGTGAACTCCTCACGTCTTGCAATAGGGTTTGACAAGGCCGCAGACGCGATGCGCAGCGGATATGTTGCTTTCAAGAATAAAGATTTCGATCTGGCCATCAAATGCTACACCGAAGCGATCCAACTCGACCCTATTGACTCGGCGGCGTTCTCGGAGCGGGGATTGTCGAATCTCGAGAAGGGCTACTACGAAAAGGCATTCGCGGATGAAACGGAAGCCATCCGACTTGACCCTAATAATGCCAACGCGTACTCCGCGCGGGGTTCTGTGTATCAGGACAAGGGCAACTTAGATAAGGCCATTGCCGACGAATCTGAGGCGATCCGACTCAACCAAAAGAATGCCTTTGCTTACTGCAACCGAGGTATGGCGTATGCGCATCAGGGCAAATTCGACAAAGCGATCGCTGACGAAACTGAGGCGATCCGGCTCGACCCCCATAACGCGGCGGCGTATTCCGCGCGGGGAGCCGCTCACGAGTCGATGAACGAATACGACGAAGCCATCGTCGATCATACGGAGGTGATCCGGCTCGAACCTAATAACGCGCGGGCTTACAACATCCGGGGTTTCGCGTACCATCGCAACGCGGAGCTAGCTAAGACGAATATCAGATTATGATCGGGCGAGCCAGGAACAGGCGAAGGCACAATCAGACTATGATCGAGCCGCACAACTGAATCTCGAATCGAGATCAAAGGCGAAATGAATCATGCGCCCGGCATCTCGCTCGAGCCTATGCCCAATCGGGATTGGAGTCAATTCGGGCGAACAAAGCTCCACGAAACGCAACTCGCCTCCCGATCCGCGAACCGAATCGTCGAGCGATGTCCATGACCGTCGTCATTCTGGTCCTTCGACTCCTCGCCGAAGCCGGCGCACTTTCCGCGCCGCTCCTCGTCTCGCTCTCGCGTCGTCGGGCCACGCAGCCGGAAGCTGTGATGATTCACTCTACTGACGGTCCGATTCAGTCGACCAGCCGGGCCCCGCTCATTTCCAACTTGCTGGCGATCCTGGCATTTTTCTGCTGTCTCTGGGGCCCATTCGAGCTGCCGGGTTTGTCGGAGAGTGCCAACATCAGCCTGGCGGCGCTCGGTCTCGCTGTCGTGATTGCCGGCATGGTAATCATGTTGCGGGCGAGAGCCGCTCTGGGGGACTCTTGGAGTTTCGCCCCAAAGGCCAGCCACGGCACAGGGTTGGCAACGTCCGGTCTCTACGGCCATGTGCGGCACCCCATTTATCTGGGCATGGCGCTCTTGTTTTTCGGGACCGCCGTTGCCTTTGCCAACTGGTTGTCGATCCTATTCGCTCTGCTGCTGATCGTACCGACGCTCGTGTGGCGCGCGCTAGTCGAAGAACGATTGCTAGTGCACGTTTTTGGCGATCAGTACGTTGCCTACCGCCGCCAGACGAAGATGTTCGTTCCTTATCTATTGTGACCCCCGTCACCGGTGTCACCCGGGATTCAAGAACATTGCGACGATCTGGCGGCGGTTCGTCCATCGTGTCCGCGGCAGTGAAGATCGACTCGCCGAGGGCGCGGGCCGTGAAACCCCTTTCGGCAGCGTCTTCGATGAGAAAGGAGATCTCGTTCGCGGTCTGAACTGCTGGGCGACACGGCTGCCGGATTCAGCGGGAAACCGAAAGAGGCACCGGTGGGAGTCGAACCCACGATGGCGGATTTGCAAGCAGAAGCCATCAACGAAATCCGCCGAGAAAAACGATGATTCTCAAATGGGCGCTGCACCTGCCGCAGCAGTTGAAGCAGGCTTGCCGAAAATCATGGCCGCGTGGCCCAATCTTCCCGAACCCATCCGCCGCGCGATGCTCGCCTAAATCGGCTAGGCAAGAGCGGCCCGATGTCGTGCTGCCGTGTCACTTTACGCACAATCTAGCGCTGTAGTGACTAGAATCGAGTGTTTTGCTGGATTCGCCCAGCGGTGTTGGCTCGGCAATTCTTGGTCGTGCGAAATATGCTAGGTTTTCAAAGCGGGTAGGGCAGCGAGATTTCACCGCTCCAATATTTGAGACGATGAAAACGAGGAACTCATGGGCAAGACGATCCTGTTCGGCGTTGTATGGTTTGTTGTCATTTACTTCGTCCTCTGCCTGATCATCGGCGGCGTGGCTGGCTATTCCGCCGGCTCCCACTATCCCGACAGCTCTGAGGCGGGCATCGAGGCGGCGAGAATGGCCGGCTACCGAATAGGGCGCCAATACGGCGTTTTGATTCTTGCCGGCGCCGCGTTGTTGTCCGCCATGGGCAGTGTCGCCGGCGTTTTGCCCGGAACGAAACAGCGCAGTGCCTGACAAGGTTCAGGGGACGGGCGGGAGTGTCGGCCATGCCCCCGTGATTCCCGGCGCGCATTGATGGGTCCCTTTATCATTTCCCCCGTCCGGCGGGTTAGGGAACAGACGGGGGCCGCGACTCTCTTTCTTTCGCCATCGGATCAAGCCAGTTTCATCGCGATTTGCTCGTCAAGAATTTCCCGGACGGTCAGGGCCACGATGACCTTGCCCGTCCGTTTGAAAAACCCTTGAACCTCGCGCGTGGCGTCGGTCGAATAGTCGAACGACACAAAGAATCCTTGGGGCCGATCGGCTCACATCATTGCAGCCTCGAATGAATCAACGTCGGGCCAACATGGCGATCATGCTCGCGGCGGCATTCCACCCGTGGCCGGAGCCGGCTTGATCGGCCAACGCATCGCCGGGCGGGATTCTCAATTCCCACGGTTGCCGCGGCGGGACGCGGGTGGCTGACTTCCAAGGGGCCAATTCATCGGTGGTGTTGTCCCGCGGAATCTACGGCTCGCGCGTTTCGTTTCTGTGATTACTCCGATCACGCAAAGCCACCCCGCACACCCCGATCATCAGGAGGACATATACTGCCATCGCCATTGGAGTAATCCTTCCAACGAATGTTGTCAAGCCAAAACCGTAAGCGCAAAAAACGCCAAATTCAATCCTGCCCACAACCGACATGGGCGGACCCTCACCGCGGCTGTGTTTGCCGCCCCATCGCACCGGCCAAGACGGAAAGAATGCGGATACGAAAAGGACCAAGGCGCTGATTAAAAAGATCGTCGGTAACACCCACATTTTTGTTCGTTTACGTTAGGGTCTAGTTGCAAGCATGGCCGCACGGCGAAGGCGGCGCTCTCGCTTCAACGGTTCATCGCCGCATTATCCCCGACCGCGGGCAGCCGGAGCAAGCGATAGTTCGGCGCGTGATTTCGTGGCCAAAATGGCACGCGGATCGAATTGGGGCTGAGTCGCGTTCTCGATGCTGCCGCCGTTACGCACCAGATCCGAAGAGTTCATTCACGACAATGGCGCGATCGACTCCTCGATGCGCCGCCACGTCCGACAGAATTGAACCGAGTGTGCCGACGCGCAACGGATCGTGGTTGGGGATAGTGACATGATGTTCCCCGCCGACTTGCGTTGTCAATCGGATGTGGGAACCGCGCTGCCGTGTGACCGTGTACCCGTAGCGGGTCAGCGCTTTGATCAGGTCCGACGCCGATAGGTCGCGAGGCAGCTTCACGCCGGCAGCACTTCCTCGTGAACGTAGTGCAGGCGGATTACTTTTGGCCCCAGACCGTTTTCAAAGTGGCAATCGACGGCTTCGCGGATGTTTTGCCGCAGTTCGTCCATCGTGTCCGCGTCAGTGAAGATCGACTCGCCGAGGGCACGGGCAGTAAATCCCCCTTCGGCAGCGTCTTCGATGAGAAAGATGATTTCGTTCACAGCATGAACTGTTGGATGGGACGGCTGCTGGATGCAGCGGGAAACCGAAAGAGGCGCCGGTGGGAGTCGAACCCACGATGGCGGATTTGCAATCCGCTGCCTTAGCCTCTTGGCGACGGCGCCTTGGAAAACGGGTCAAAACTGCCGGGAGACGGAGACACCCTCACCCCGACCCTCTCCCAAAGGGAGAAGGAGACGTCGGTACAGACCCCGCAGTTTCGAGCATCGTTCTACTGGCGATAACTTAGGAAAACATTGAGGTTGGGTCAAGAGAAGCATTCTCGGCGAGCGGGATTGGAGTTTGAGCCGCCGCGATTCGATCTTGCTCTCTGGCGGAACGCGCCGGGCGAATGAAGGGCACCCTCACCCCGGCCCTCTCCCAAAGGGAGAGGGAGACGACGCGGCGGTCCCTGCCGGAATTGCGACGATGATCGCGGGCGACTCGGTCTGTCACGGATAAAGACAGTGGCGGGCGGCAGAAGGTTCTGGGTTGCTGGAAAGGATGCCATGCGCTTTCTCGAAAACTTCTTCCCAGTCAACCTGCGGCGGCAACTGGCACAGCTTGCCACGGAGATCGCCCGCCGCAGTCAGCCCGCGGTGGTTGCCGTGGTCGGCGACCGCGTTCGTCAAATCAGCATCGCCGAGGCTCGCGGATATGTCCGAGCCCGCGCGCGGCGCGTGATCGAAGAGGAAATCGACGAGCTGACGGCGACCGCGCCGGCGATTCGCAATGTGCCGCGCGGGCCGCTCGTCGAGGAGACGCTCGAGCGGATCATCGTGTGGGTGATCGCCGAGAGCGTGAAGAACTCGTCGCGAGCTGGGATGCAGCGGCGCGCGGCGTGACGTCGGCCGGGCGGATGCTCCGAGCTTAGGGCATGCAGTGCATGCCGATTCGATCGCAAACCGATCGGTGAATGCCGGCAAAAAGGGTTCCCTAGTCGGCTGATTCGACGGGTTGGGTGCCATGCCCACGGCCCTGCGTGGGCATGGGGCAGATTTGGCGCACGGCCACTCAAAGCAGTGGCCATGGCACCCGCCAAATCGCATCCGGCGCGGCG contains these protein-coding regions:
- a CDS encoding DUF1559 domain-containing protein, with the protein product MPRRAPIAACGASGEAIDEEFAADGLAARRSAFTLVELLVVIAIIGILIGLLLPAVQAAREAARRTGCLNHLKQLALAMQNYHTQFTRFPAGETHGGYWHCDWDGQIGMWMTCVLPFAEELPSYSMLDFRAHPQWTSQNNQTVMKKLFPIFLCPSDPYTGLTTPWGPPGDTNVARICHYFGVAGSSEFSAMPHPNGAVNYVGGVPYGHCNANDGIFFNDSSTRIRDIRDGTSKTAMFFESWGRIWADHVAPSNPPPGYPDFESSRGMNLHTVVYLDWTPNSNHTNPWKTNSFHRGGVHAAMADGSVRFVSDLIDLRIMKGLATIRGGETIDVTKF
- a CDS encoding DinB family protein, translated to MNEPSLSPKQIAFYDLDRELDATRPVLERLPEDRYDWKPHEKSMSLGQLALHVADLPDWTRVAIAQDELDAANAPRPPAVLKDRQELLGRFDRNVAALREAVARFDAATLNQPWTMRNGEQVMVTRPRALVYRVWCVNHLIHHRAQLCLYLRLLNVAVPTVYFNTADDPTWVFA
- a CDS encoding tetratricopeptide repeat protein — translated: MNTMKTSNRGCSNCGRNRLSVFDRRTRQWIKVCLLTTTALSLVNSSRLAIGFDKAADAMRSGYVAFKNKDFDLAIKCYTEAIQLDPIDSAAFSERGLSNLEKGYYEKAFADETEAIRLDPNNANAYSARGSVYQDKGNLDKAIADESEAIRLNQKNAFAYCNRGMAYAHQGKFDKAIADETEAIRLDPHNAAAYSARGAAHESMNEYDEAIVDHTEVIRLEPNNARAYNIRGFAYHRNAELAKTNIRL
- a CDS encoding isoprenylcysteine carboxylmethyltransferase family protein; this translates as MTVVILVLRLLAEAGALSAPLLVSLSRRRATQPEAVMIHSTDGPIQSTSRAPLISNLLAILAFFCCLWGPFELPGLSESANISLAALGLAVVIAGMVIMLRARAALGDSWSFAPKASHGTGLATSGLYGHVRHPIYLGMALLFFGTAVAFANWLSILFALLLIVPTLVWRALVEERLLVHVFGDQYVAYRRQTKMFVPYLL
- a CDS encoding type II toxin-antitoxin system HicA family toxin, which codes for MKLPRDLSASDLIKALTRYGYTVTRQRGSHIRLTTQVGGEHHVTIPNHDPLRVGTLGSILSDVAAHRGVDRAIVVNELFGSGA